TCAGTTTCAGAAAGATGAGCAGGTTTTTAAACTGAAGTCCGGTCGTTTTACCTATGAGATCCCATTATCTGAACTTCCTTTCAAAAAAGTGCTTTTACTGAACGCAAGCCTGGTAGGTTACTTTACCGAACTTCAGTTGGAGCATAAAATCGCCGGAATATCCAGCCCCGAATACGTGTATTCCCCGAAAATGAAACAATTAATTGCAAAAGGACACATTCAAAACCTCGGAAATGAACAGAAATATGATGTTGAAAAAATCCTGGCACTGAACCCGGAGGCTATTTTCACTAACTATGTCGCAAGTTTTGAAAATACGTATAACCTAATAAGACAAAAAGGCATCAAAATCATCTTTTTAGATGAATATATGGAGCAGAACCCACTTGAAAAGTCTGCTTATCTACTGATTTTCGGTGAATTGCTAGGCGCACAGGAAATGGCCGAAAACCGTTATCAGCAAATAGTGGATAATTATCATGCCCTTGCTTCTTTGGCCAAAAAAAGTCATCAGTCACCGACAGTGCTGGCCAACGAAATGTATGGCAACCAATGGTTTTTGCCGGGTGGTAAAACCAGTCTGGCCATGTATTTAAAAGATGCCAACGCGCACTACATCAATGCCGGTAACCCAGCAGAAAAAGCTGTGCCTATGAGTTTTGAAGAAGTGTTTAGCAAATCGCAAGAGGCTACTTTCTGGGTAAATGTCGGTAATCATAAATATAAGAAGGAATTGTTGCAGATTAACCCGAATTATGCTGAGATGAATGTATATAAGAACGGGAAATTGTACACGGTAAGCGGCCGAGAGGCTGGTAGCTCAAACGATTATTTTGAAAGCGGCGTGGTGCGTGCAGATCTGGTGCTGAAGGATTATATTAAAATTTTTCATCCGCAGCTATTGCCCGGTTATAATTTAACCTACCTGAAACCGCTGAACTGATTTATATTTATATTTTTGCAGCTTCAAACCGTGCTTTTTATTCATCATCTTTATGTGGAAGAAACTTAAGAAACTACTATATATCGTTATCCTTGCCAATATTTTATTCATTGTATGGGGTAAATTCTTCAATCCACCCATTACGATAACCCAAATGGGTGGTGTGGTGGATTATGGCAAACTCGAAAGGGATTATATTTCCTATGCCGACATGGGTAATAATGTAAAGAAAGCGGTTATCGCTTCGGAAGACCAGGCTTTTTTCACCCATAACGGTTTCGATTATAAAGCTATTGAAAAAGCAATGAAGCACAACGAACAGGGCAAAAAACTGCGTGGCGGAAGCACCATCTCACAACAAACGGCTAAAAATATCTTTCTTTGGCAGGGCCGCAGTTGGCTGCGCAAAGGGCTTGAAACCATTTATACCTTCATCATTGAAACCATTTGGGGTAAAGAAGTTATTCTTGAACGATATTTAAACTCCATTGAAATGGGCCAGGGCGTTTTCGGGGTAGAAGCGGCGGCTGATTATTACTTCAACAAATCATCAAAAGACCTTACAAAAAGCGAAGCTGCATGGATTGCCGCCATCCTACCGAATCCCAAAAAATACGATCCCAAAAATCCTTCTGCCTATCTGAAACGCAAACACCGTTGGATCCTGCGACAGATGAGTCATGTAAGTCTTAAATAAATTATCTTTGCAGCGATGATGCCTTTTCAACGGAATAAAGTAAATTTCAATACGGTGCTTGCCAAATATTTCAGCTTCCGTAATGAAACTAAATCGCTGGAGCCACTTTCAGAGCTGATGCGCAACCTCCGCGATACCCAGTTCTCGGAAATCCTTTCCTTCTTACATGATAATCCGGAAATTGCTGAAAATTTCGGCTTCTACCTTAACCATCTGTTTGACGGTAAACCATTCAACCTGTCGCTTACCGAAGCCAATATCATCTCTGAAAATGCCTTCTTCCCGGAATTTAAGAAGCGTTTACTGAATAAGATTTTGCCCCCAGTAGAGAATGAAAATTCCGTGTGGGTATTGGTGGATACAACCTCTGTTCGGCCAATTAAAGATTTGGAGTATTTCCGCAGTTTGCACCCTGAACAGTTGGATCAGTTTTTCCGTTTATTGAGGATTGATGACATGGTTGCGCGCCCCAAAGCTAAGCGCGAATTACTGTTTTCACTGAATATTCTGGCTTGGCGCGCCATCGGTAACGCCATGGATGCTGAAGTCGTAAATATGGTGCCCAGCTACCGGCAGTTTGATAATCCTTTTTTGGCCCTGCAGAATGAACTGGATGTGCTGAACGAGAATTTTGCCGCAGACCAGCAATATTTCCTGACCTCGCGGGATGAGTTGTACAAACAGATCAAGGTGTACTTACAACAATGCCTTAATTTTGTAACGCTTGCCTTTAAAAATTCTGAAAAATACGGTATCTCAAGTAAGATCAACCAATCTTTGATCAAGATTCGGCAGCAGCTGAACCGTATGGCAGATATTCTCCAGATTCTGGTGATTGACGCGCCAGAGGATGTCTTAAAGAAGTCTAAGCAATTGTTTTTCAATATATTAGAATATAAGACGCACAAAAACAATATACGCGACCTGATTTCCGACAGTACCACGCTGCGCTCCCACCTGATCACCAATCACACCGCGGAAACCGGTATGCATTACATTACCTCTTCGCGGGCAGATTATGTAACGATGTTTATGAAGGCTGCTGGCGGCGGTATCATAGTGGCCTGTCTGGTCGTACTGAAGCTTTTTTATGGCTCTTTGCCGGGCAGTGATTTCTCACACGCGGTACTTTTTGCGTTCAATTATGCGATGGGCTTTATCATGATTTATCTGATGAATTTCAGCTTGGCTACTAAACAGCCTGCGATGACGGCGGCTACGATGGCAAAGGTGCTTTCGGATGGTGAGAATAAACGTAAGAATTACAAGGATTTTGCCCATTTAGTGTCTAAATTGTTCCGCTCGCAGTTTATCGCTTTTGTGGGGAATGTACTATTGGCCTTTCCGGTGACATTGGCGATCATTTATGGTCTTGAAGTGCTTTTCCAAGAAAATTTTGCGGCCGAGAAAGCCACCAAATTGCTCAGGGATCAGGATCCGTTTCAGTCCAAAGCCATTCTGCATGCGTGTATCGCAGGTTTTTTCCTGTTCATTTCTGGGATTATTTCGGGCAACGTAGGCAACAGTTCTGTGTATTACAACATCCCGAAACGCATCGCCAAAAATCCCTTGCTTAATTACTTCATCGGGGCAAAAGCGGCCAAGAATATATCAGATTATTATGCACGCAACTGGGCTGGGATCGTCTCTAATTTCTGG
This DNA window, taken from Chryseobacterium sp. 6424, encodes the following:
- the mtgA gene encoding monofunctional biosynthetic peptidoglycan transglycosylase; its protein translation is MWKKLKKLLYIVILANILFIVWGKFFNPPITITQMGGVVDYGKLERDYISYADMGNNVKKAVIASEDQAFFTHNGFDYKAIEKAMKHNEQGKKLRGGSTISQQTAKNIFLWQGRSWLRKGLETIYTFIIETIWGKEVILERYLNSIEMGQGVFGVEAAADYYFNKSSKDLTKSEAAWIAAILPNPKKYDPKNPSAYLKRKHRWILRQMSHVSLK
- a CDS encoding recombinase produces the protein MMPFQRNKVNFNTVLAKYFSFRNETKSLEPLSELMRNLRDTQFSEILSFLHDNPEIAENFGFYLNHLFDGKPFNLSLTEANIISENAFFPEFKKRLLNKILPPVENENSVWVLVDTTSVRPIKDLEYFRSLHPEQLDQFFRLLRIDDMVARPKAKRELLFSLNILAWRAIGNAMDAEVVNMVPSYRQFDNPFLALQNELDVLNENFAADQQYFLTSRDELYKQIKVYLQQCLNFVTLAFKNSEKYGISSKINQSLIKIRQQLNRMADILQILVIDAPEDVLKKSKQLFFNILEYKTHKNNIRDLISDSTTLRSHLITNHTAETGMHYITSSRADYVTMFMKAAGGGIIVACLVVLKLFYGSLPGSDFSHAVLFAFNYAMGFIMIYLMNFSLATKQPAMTAATMAKVLSDGENKRKNYKDFAHLVSKLFRSQFIAFVGNVLLAFPVTLAIIYGLEVLFQENFAAEKATKLLRDQDPFQSKAILHACIAGFFLFISGIISGNVGNSSVYYNIPKRIAKNPLLNYFIGAKAAKNISDYYARNWAGIVSNFWFGIFLGVTAPIGIFLGLDLDIRHITFAAGNIALGFYGKGFVVDPYTVWVSVTTVFLIGFFNFAVSFGLSTLLAFRSRKVNMQEIRLIFREIFRYFMKNPLRFFLPIRSHLDDSTQNLLRGTKATKSEDR
- a CDS encoding ABC transporter substrate-binding protein, which codes for MKRFFLIIFILFLCSSCHDKKQTVDENWRNVSQNVQFQKDEQVFKLKSGRFTYEIPLSELPFKKVLLLNASLVGYFTELQLEHKIAGISSPEYVYSPKMKQLIAKGHIQNLGNEQKYDVEKILALNPEAIFTNYVASFENTYNLIRQKGIKIIFLDEYMEQNPLEKSAYLLIFGELLGAQEMAENRYQQIVDNYHALASLAKKSHQSPTVLANEMYGNQWFLPGGKTSLAMYLKDANAHYINAGNPAEKAVPMSFEEVFSKSQEATFWVNVGNHKYKKELLQINPNYAEMNVYKNGKLYTVSGREAGSSNDYFESGVVRADLVLKDYIKIFHPQLLPGYNLTYLKPLN